The Benincasa hispida cultivar B227 chromosome 11, ASM972705v1, whole genome shotgun sequence genome has a segment encoding these proteins:
- the LOC120090654 gene encoding uncharacterized protein LOC120090654, protein MTLQRARLIFDGRWDENSQYHDFRDCEIGYANSNLVCIVEDKDILWLIYDKAWKGCEIALNSLRGTLESSYAGLSPFLAALIENNPVTCTTQESDDEGRIKYYFMALAASIESKNKVFGILLSACTFDGNSHIVPLVFVIVDYENDASWSWFFRNLKVVFGDSNDHVVVSDDHKSIAKSVSSVYDFAEHELCAFHLYKNLVKIHKSRSIEDTFHMCVRAYTIGEFEYYIRKLDEVASSIRLELEEVGKSKWARAFCRRKRYSLMTTNISECMNSALKEALELPVIGLLESIHSLVQKWFYKRRSHWSF, encoded by the exons ATGACTTTACAACGGGCCAGACTCATATTTGATGGTCGATGGGATGAGAATTCTCAGTATCATGATTTTCGAGATTGTGAG ATTGGTTATGCCAATTCGAATCTTGTTTGTATTGTCGaagataaagatattttgtgGTTGAT ttatgataaagctTGGAAAGGTTGTGAGATTGCCCTCAATTCCCTCAGGGGGACTCTTGAGTCCTCATACGCCGGTTTGTCACCATTTTTAGCTGCGTTGATTGAAAATAATCCTG TAACGTGTACAACACAAGAATCTGATGATGAAGGTAGGATTAAGTATTACTTTATGGCCCTTGCTGCTTCCATAGAA TCTAAGAATAAAGTTTTTGGGATATTATTGTCTGCTTGCACATTTGATGGCAATTCACATATTGTACCTCTTGTATTTGTCATTGTCGATTATGAGAATGATGCATCATGGTCTTGGTTTTTTCGTAATCTTAAAGTTGTTTTTGGGGATTCTAACGACCATGTTGTTGTGTCTGATGATCATAAAAGTATAGCCAAGAGTGTTAGTTCTGTTTATGATTTTGCTGAACACGAGTTGTGTGCATTTCATTTGTATAAAAACCTTGTTAAGATCCATAAGTCACGTTCAATTGAAGATACTTTCCATATGTGTGTAAGAGCATATACAATTGGTGAATTTGAGTATTACATAAGGAAGTTGGATGAGGTTGCTTCGTCCATTAGGCTTGAATTAGAGGAAGTTGGCAAATCCAAATGGGCTAGGGCATTTTGTCGGAGGAAAAGATATTCCTTAATGACAACCAATATATCTGAATGCATGAATTCAGCTTTAAAGGAAGCACTCGAATTACCCGTTATTGGTCTCCTTGAATCTATCCATAGTTTGGTTCAAAAATGGTTTTACAAACGTCGTAGTCATTGGAGTTTCTAG